The Fervidobacterium thailandense genome includes the window GTCGACGATGCTCTTTACATATCAAAGTCGAACGGTAAGAACAGAACCACCATGCTTCTTTGAACCCAAAAGCCCCATGGCAGTTATGATTATTGTTGTCCAAAACAGATGGCACTCTAACAATTCAAGTGATAACCGGTATTGAAAACTAATGACGTCCATGATATAATAAACTTAGCCGAAAAAGACAGAAATGGGGAACCCACAGGGAGGTGGCAACATATGCCGATGTACAGGTACGTGTGCCAGAGCTGCGGAAACGAAGAAGTTCATCTCCATGGTGTAAACGAGTCTCCAAGCTTCAAGTGCGTAAGATGTGGCAGCGACATGGTTAGAACGATAGGTCGCGTGGGGATCGTTTTCAAAGGAAGTGGTTTCTACATTACAGACAGCAGAAAAGAGTCCAAAACCGAGAGCAAGAACGAGTAGTGAAGTTTTAAGTGAAAAAAATTTAAAGCCCCCATACGGGGGCTTAATTAATTTTGGCCGGTCTTCTTTCCTTACTTAATCACTCTGACGTTAGCAGCCTGTGGACCTTTCTGGCCATTCTGAATGTCAAACTCGACCTTGTCGCCTTCCTTCAGTGTTTTGAAGCCTTCCATCTGGATGGCACTGTAGTGAACGAAGATGTCCTCTCCGTCCTCCTTGGTGATGAAACCGTAGCCTTTCTTGGAATCGAACCACTTAACTGTACCTTTCATGAAACAACGCCTCCTAAAATCCAATTTTCCTTCCGCCGCTCATCGCGACGGTTGATTCATTATACATCTTTTCAAGGAAAATGTCAACAAGTTTTTTGAAAACGTCCACGAATAGGTGAATAGGAGTTAATTAGCCATTCAGATGTCTCTCTCGCAAAAACCACATCGTGGAGGCTCACCCTCTTCAGGGATTGAAAACTAGTTACGACGTGATTTTTGTTTAACGCCTCCTTTTTATCTTCAGATATAACGTATTCTACCAGGTGAAAAACACGTTATTTATTAATCTGCAGCGTCCTTCTAAAAAGTTCCACTTATTGGTATCTGCGATGGTTGAGGTTCAAAAGCCCAATAGTGGCCGTTCTGGGGTTTACGGATATTGTTGAAACTCCAAAGAAGAGTTGCATGCTATAAGGTCCAAAAATGCATACGACATCAGGACCTGCTTTTCATCGCACGAAAGTTGAACAAGTTGTATATGATACAGCAGCTCGGTTGGAAGGAACAAATGCAAATTTGATAAAATAACAGGAGCTGGGGCAATCCCCAGCTCCCTACCGCTTCCTTCGAGGTTTTAGACAGGTGGGCCAAAGATAAAGATAGTAATGAAAAAAAGAACGAATGCACAAAAGTGTAAGTCTTCTGTTTTTAGCTCACTTTCTATTTTAATGATTTTTTAACCGAAGTCAAGATTTTCGAAGTCAAAATATCACGAATTTTGCAAATTCCTCTTCCTTTTTCTCGTCCCAGACGAACTCATATCTATACTTCAGTATATTTTGAACAATTTCGTGGTATCTTTGGTAAGCACTCAATAATTTTCTCAGGCTCTTTTCGACGTCCGTTGGATCTATCGTTATTCCAACTCCAAGTTGTTCGACTATCCTCCTCATCGAAACAAAGGATTCCTTAACGATCACCGGTGTACCCGCCGCCAAGGAATCGTAAAACTTGTGCGGCAGTGAGTACAGGTCGTTCTTGTAATTTTTCTTTCCGGTAGTGGTGAACGATACGAGCGAAAAGGTTGCGAGGCTGATTTCTCTCATCATCTCGTCGTAAGGTAAGAAACCCGAGTACGTATGCGGGAGGTCTGCAAAGTAGGAATCGTCCATACCGATGATTCTTAACGAAAATCCTTCGAATGTCAGCTTTTTGATTAACGCCTTTTCCTCATCCAACCTTCGCGTTACTTTACCAACGTAAATGATGAGCTTGTTGTTCTTTTTTTGCTGGATATCAATGTTGGTGGGCACAAAATCTTCCGCAAAGTTTGGAACAACGATGTACGGTTTGTTCAGTTTCCGGATGTTCAAGTCTTCAGGCACGTCTGGGGTCACAAATATAAGTGCGTCGGAGAGCTTTAACTGTGAAAGGAAGATTTTTTTGACAACCTCCTCCTTGATTCTTGCAACCGGCTGTGGTAAGTCGGCGAGAAAGTTTTGTGGGTGGTATTCGTGTACATCGTAAATCACCCTCTTGCCTCGTTCCTTCGCAATCCGGAAAGGCAGGAGCGGTCTGCTTGGCAAGAAGTGATGCATGTAGAGTATGTCGTATTCGGTGTTTACAACAATCTCGAGGACCTTTTTATCCAGGCTTCGTCTTTTTGCAAGTTTAACAAGTGGATGTACATTCTTAGGTTCCAACCACTTTATCGGTATGTATGTGATGTTCCCTTCTTCGTACACATCCTCTTCCGTTTCGGAAAGATACTGATACAGTACCTTGGCATGCTTAGAGAGTGATTTTACACTTCTGTACACACGTTTATCTTCTTTTGGATGCATGTATCCAATGACAAGAATCCTTTTCAATGACTACTCACCACCAAATTTTGCAGAACCTCCATTCACGTTTTGTCTGGACATCTCCAGCTCATCCCAGCTGAACTCGAAATGGGTAATCCCATTACTTCGCGGAGCGATTTCACCTTCCTGATAGAAGATTTTAACACCACGCTCAGTTGCCACAAATGGTCTTGCTAAAATCTCATCAGTTTCCACGTACTCTTCAACCCAAGGGAAAAAGTCCGCTTTGTTTTTGGATATTCTCTCCAAAATGAGGCTACGAAGTTTGTTTTCCAACTCCTCTTGGCTCAAGTTAAATAGGTCACTCATTGTCAGTAATCTTGCGCTGCTTAGATCCACAGTAAAGGTCTTAAGATCGTTCGTTCCATGGGCACCACCGGTGAATTTGTAAACGTGCAAGGCGATACTGACAACACTTTTCGAAAGTTCGTGGACCTCAGTACTAATTCTGAGTTCAAATTGAGCGTTTTGAAAAAACTTAGCGTTGTAAATAGCTTCTTCTCTCGCTTTGTTCACAACTGACCTTACGAAACCTTCAATCCATGTGTTGAGCGCTTGCTCAAACTCGGCATCTGGAAGGTTTTTAAAAAGAGGAAAGGTGACACAAAT containing:
- a CDS encoding FmdB family zinc ribbon protein translates to MPMYRYVCQSCGNEEVHLHGVNESPSFKCVRCGSDMVRTIGRVGIVFKGSGFYITDSRKESKTESKNE
- a CDS encoding cold shock domain-containing protein translates to MKGTVKWFDSKKGYGFITKEDGEDIFVHYSAIQMEGFKTLKEGDKVEFDIQNGQKGPQAANVRVIK
- a CDS encoding glycosyl transferase family 1, which codes for MKRILVIGYMHPKEDKRVYRSVKSLSKHAKVLYQYLSETEEDVYEEGNITYIPIKWLEPKNVHPLVKLAKRRSLDKKVLEIVVNTEYDILYMHHFLPSRPLLPFRIAKERGKRVIYDVHEYHPQNFLADLPQPVARIKEEVVKKIFLSQLKLSDALIFVTPDVPEDLNIRKLNKPYIVVPNFAEDFVPTNIDIQQKKNNKLIIYVGKVTRRLDEEKALIKKLTFEGFSLRIIGMDDSYFADLPHTYSGFLPYDEMMREISLATFSLVSFTTTGKKNYKNDLYSLPHKFYDSLAAGTPVIVKESFVSMRRIVEQLGVGITIDPTDVEKSLRKLLSAYQRYHEIVQNILKYRYEFVWDEKKEEEFAKFVIF
- a CDS encoding DUF3298 and DUF4163 domain-containing protein; protein product: MGRTQAIGWLFLLCVLAMFFIARTQKIELVEIRTQDQHLEICVTFPLFKNLPDAEFEQALNTWIEGFVRSVVNKAREEAIYNAKFFQNAQFELRISTEVHELSKSVVSIALHVYKFTGGAHGTNDLKTFTVDLSSARLLTMSDLFNLSQEELENKLRSLILERISKNKADFFPWVEEYVETDEILARPFVATERGVKIFYQEGEIAPRSNGITHFEFSWDELEMSRQNVNGGSAKFGGE